From a single Nicotiana tomentosiformis chromosome 2, ASM39032v3, whole genome shotgun sequence genomic region:
- the LOC104103972 gene encoding uncharacterized protein codes for MSKIEEIGMRVKAYLYDIGYHRWSRVHATVNRMWTMTLNIAESVNAVTKDARELPIVELLEYTGTLLERWTNEKLLKAKSTFTYLGKKYNKELEDNMTLSQKMRVRASTYHIHTVIDGVKRFIVCLQNKRCSCGQFHLDELPCAHSLAALKHKNESYENYCSPYYTRESFFHTYEIPVDPLPDESKWNVPQHIAEDVIMLPTGKRQPERPQK; via the exons ATGTCAAAGATTGAAGAGATCGGCATGCGTGTTAAAGCATACCTATACGATATTGGCTATCACAGATGGTCTCGGGTACATGCTACAGTGAACAGAATGTGGACGATGACATTAAACATTGCAGAGTCAGTGAATGCGGTAACAAAAGATGCAAGAGAGCTGCCCATAGTAGAACTATTAGAGTACACGGGGACTCTTCTTGAACGTTGGACTAATGAAAAATTATTGAAAGCAAAGAGTACATTCACATACCTTGggaaaaaatacaacaaagagtTGGAGGACAACATGACATTATCGCAGAAGATGAGA GTGAGGGCTTCAACATATCACATCCATACAGTGATAGATGGTGTGAAGCGCTTTATTGTTTgtcttcaaaacaagagatgtagTTGTGGACAATTCCACCTTGATGAACTTCCTTGTGCACATTCTTTGGCGGCTTTGAAGCACAAGAATGAGTCTTATGAAAACTATTGTTCTCCTTATTACACGAGGGAGAGCTTTTTTCATACTTATGAAATACCAGTAGACCCATTGCCTGACGAAAGCAAATGGAATGTGCCACAACATATAGCTGAAGATGTTATAATGCTACCTACTGGGAAAAGACAGCCAGAAAGACCTCAAAAATAA
- the LOC138904451 gene encoding uncharacterized protein, with the protein MLQLNGNWDSFGRYRDFNVDGIIVSDDSNYSQLNFAIAKHLMIDTSEKIIEIKYIVNEHYPSMKIRNDMGVRVYMETKKENKSLGIYCLVCVGDNCTWYFKSTRINDSALFKVRKFNSLPTCSLMDNTHIQCKPTATVVGSMVIPKYTDPKTIYIPKDIQTDMLSEHGVNLTYMQAWRAKEKALEFLRGHPADSYSRLPSYLYILEKTYPGSVVKLQKTDDDYFLYAFVALSTSIKGWDYCRPVIVVDGTFLKSAYKGIMLIASIMDVACSILPLAYAVVDSEYDASWK; encoded by the exons ATGCTTCAGCTAAATGGTAATTGGGATAGCTTTGGGAGATACAGAGATTTTAATGTTGACGGAATTATAGTCAGCGATGATTCAAATTATAGTCAATTGAATTTTGCAATCGCAAAGCATCTAATGATCGATACATCAGAAAAAATCATCGAAATCAAATACATTGTCAATGAACATTATCCTTCAATGAAAATTCGGAACGATATGGGAGTTCGAGTATACATGGAgacgaaaaaggaaaacaaaagttTAGGAAT CTACTGCCTGGTATGTGTTGGGGACAATTGTACATGGTACTTCAAGTCCACCAGGATAAATGATTCAGCATTGTTCAAGGTTCGAAAATTCAACAGCTTGCCCACATGCTCTTTGATGGACAATACACACATACAGTGCAAACCTACTGCCACGGTAGTTGGTAGCATGGTTATACCAAAATATACGGATCCTAAGACAATTTACATACCAAAAGACATACAAACTGATATGTTGTCGGAACACGGTGTGAACTTAACATACATGCAAGCTTGGAGAGCAAAGGAAAAAGCTTTGGAATTTTTGAGAGGTCATCCTGCTGATTCCTACAGTCGCTTGCCAAGTTATTTGTATATTCTGGAGAAGACTTATCCGGGGTCGGTAGTTAAATTGCAGAAGACAGACGATGACTATTTCTTGTACGCATTTGTTGCGCTTAGTACGTCCATCAAGGGTTGGGATTATTGTAGGCCAGTTATAGTAGTTGATGGGACCTTCTTGAAGTCGGCATATAAGGGAATAATGTTAATAGCTAGCATAATGGATGTTGCAT GTAGCATATTACCACTGGCATACGCTGTTGTTGATTCAGAATATGACGCATCATGGAAGTAG